One Lycium barbarum isolate Lr01 chromosome 5, ASM1917538v2, whole genome shotgun sequence genomic window carries:
- the LOC132642030 gene encoding 26S proteasome non-ATPase regulatory subunit 11 homolog isoform X2, translating into MSSSHIPATTDSLAQASEANTPSEAISILYRMLENPSSSSEALRIKEQAIFNLCDLLSRENRAEDLKNLLIQLRPFFSLIPKAKTAKIVNKGIIDAVAKIPGTSDLRITLCKEIVQWTHSEKRTFLRQKIEAKLAALLMENKEYSEALTLLSGLIKEVRRLDDKLLLMEIDLLESKLHFSLRNLPKAKAALTAARTAANAIYVHPDQQGEIDLQSGILHAEEKDYKTAYSYFYEAFEAFNALARDPKNTSSKKDPNAKAKYSLKYMLLCKIMVSQADDVAGIISSRGLEYLGPELDAMKAVADAHSKRSLKLFEIALRNFKAQLDEDPIVHRHLSSLYDTLMEQNLCRLIKPFSRVEIANIAKLIELPADHVEKKLSQMILDKKFAGTLDQGAGCLVIFEDPKQDEIYPATLETISNMGKVVDSLFTRSSKIMA; encoded by the coding sequence ATGTCATCCTCGCATATACCTGCAACCACAGATTCGCTAGCTCAGGCTTCTGAGGCTAATACCCCATCTGAGGCTATCTCCATTCTCTACCGCATGCTTGAGAACCCTTCATCATCTTCCGAGGCTCTAAGGATCAAAGAGCAGGCAATCTTCAATCTCTGTGACCTCCTAAGTCGAGAGAATAGGGCTGAGGATCTCAAAAACCTTCTCATCCAGTTGCGTCCCTTCTTCTCTTTAATACCCAAGGCAAAAACAGCCAAAATTGTTAATAAAGGAATCATTGATGCAGTGGCAAAAATACCGGGTACATCTGACCTTCGGATTACACTTTGCAAGGAGATAGTGCAATGGACCCATTCGGAGAAACGAACTTTCCTTCGTCAGAAAATTGAGGCGAAACTTGCTGCTCTTCTGATGGAAAACAAGGAGTATTCTGAAGCATTGACACTCCTTTCAGGACTGATCAAGGAGGTGAGAAGACTGGATGACAAGCTGCTTCTTATGGAGATTGACTTGCTGGAGAGCAAGCTCCATTTTTCTTTGAGGAATCTTCCCAAGGCCAAGGCTGCGCTTACAGCTGCTCGAACTGCAGCCAATGCTATTTATGTCCATCCAGATCAGCAAGGTGAAATTGATTTGCAGAGTGGAATACTTCATGCAGAAGAAAAAGATTATAAAACTGCTTACAGCTATTTCTATGAGGCGTTTGAGGCATTTAATGCCCTTGCTCGCGATCCCAAGAACACTTCATCAAAAAAAGATCCCAATGCCAAGGCCAAATACAGCCTTAAGTATATGTTGCTATGCAAAATCATGGTCAGCCAGGCTGATGATGTTGCAGGAATAATATCTTCGCGTGGATTGGAATATCTGGGGCCGGAACTTGATGCTATGAAAGCTGTTGCTGATGCTCACTCCAAGCGATCTTTGAAGCTCTTTGAGATTGCTCTTCGCAACTTTAAGGCTCAGCTTGATGAAGATCCTATCGTCCATAGGCACCTGTCTTCGCTCTATGACACCTTAATGGAGCAGAATCTTTGCAGGTTGATCAAGCCTTTCTCAAGGGTCGAGATTGCAAATATTGCTAAGTTGATTGAGTTGCCTGCTGACCATGTTGAGAAGAAGTTATCTCAAATGATATTAGATAAGAAGTTCGCTGGGACGCTGGACCAGGGTGCCGGATGCCTTGTAATTTTTGAAGACCCTAAGCAAGACGAGATTTACCCGGCTACACTGGAAACTATTTcaaatatggggaaggttgttgACAGTCTGTTTACAAGATCTTCAAAGATAATGGCTTGA
- the LOC132642030 gene encoding 26S proteasome non-ATPase regulatory subunit 11 homolog isoform X1, giving the protein MSPASGFDTLGDGLKNLLAVIMSSSHIPATTDSLAQASEANTPSEAISILYRMLENPSSSSEALRIKEQAIFNLCDLLSRENRAEDLKNLLIQLRPFFSLIPKAKTAKIVNKGIIDAVAKIPGTSDLRITLCKEIVQWTHSEKRTFLRQKIEAKLAALLMENKEYSEALTLLSGLIKEVRRLDDKLLLMEIDLLESKLHFSLRNLPKAKAALTAARTAANAIYVHPDQQGEIDLQSGILHAEEKDYKTAYSYFYEAFEAFNALARDPKNTSSKKDPNAKAKYSLKYMLLCKIMVSQADDVAGIISSRGLEYLGPELDAMKAVADAHSKRSLKLFEIALRNFKAQLDEDPIVHRHLSSLYDTLMEQNLCRLIKPFSRVEIANIAKLIELPADHVEKKLSQMILDKKFAGTLDQGAGCLVIFEDPKQDEIYPATLETISNMGKVVDSLFTRSSKIMA; this is encoded by the exons ATGTCACCTGCGTCTGGATTTGACACTCTTGGTGATG GACTTAAAAATCTGCTAGCTGTAATAATGTCATCCTCGCATATACCTGCAACCACAGATTCGCTAGCTCAGGCTTCTGAGGCTAATACCCCATCTGAGGCTATCTCCATTCTCTACCGCATGCTTGAGAACCCTTCATCATCTTCCGAGGCTCTAAGGATCAAAGAGCAGGCAATCTTCAATCTCTGTGACCTCCTAAGTCGAGAGAATAGGGCTGAGGATCTCAAAAACCTTCTCATCCAGTTGCGTCCCTTCTTCTCTTTAATACCCAAGGCAAAAACAGCCAAAATTGTTAATAAAGGAATCATTGATGCAGTGGCAAAAATACCGGGTACATCTGACCTTCGGATTACACTTTGCAAGGAGATAGTGCAATGGACCCATTCGGAGAAACGAACTTTCCTTCGTCAGAAAATTGAGGCGAAACTTGCTGCTCTTCTGATGGAAAACAAGGAGTATTCTGAAGCATTGACACTCCTTTCAGGACTGATCAAGGAGGTGAGAAGACTGGATGACAAGCTGCTTCTTATGGAGATTGACTTGCTGGAGAGCAAGCTCCATTTTTCTTTGAGGAATCTTCCCAAGGCCAAGGCTGCGCTTACAGCTGCTCGAACTGCAGCCAATGCTATTTATGTCCATCCAGATCAGCAAGGTGAAATTGATTTGCAGAGTGGAATACTTCATGCAGAAGAAAAAGATTATAAAACTGCTTACAGCTATTTCTATGAGGCGTTTGAGGCATTTAATGCCCTTGCTCGCGATCCCAAGAACACTTCATCAAAAAAAGATCCCAATGCCAAGGCCAAATACAGCCTTAAGTATATGTTGCTATGCAAAATCATGGTCAGCCAGGCTGATGATGTTGCAGGAATAATATCTTCGCGTGGATTGGAATATCTGGGGCCGGAACTTGATGCTATGAAAGCTGTTGCTGATGCTCACTCCAAGCGATCTTTGAAGCTCTTTGAGATTGCTCTTCGCAACTTTAAGGCTCAGCTTGATGAAGATCCTATCGTCCATAGGCACCTGTCTTCGCTCTATGACACCTTAATGGAGCAGAATCTTTGCAGGTTGATCAAGCCTTTCTCAAGGGTCGAGATTGCAAATATTGCTAAGTTGATTGAGTTGCCTGCTGACCATGTTGAGAAGAAGTTATCTCAAATGATATTAGATAAGAAGTTCGCTGGGACGCTGGACCAGGGTGCCGGATGCCTTGTAATTTTTGAAGACCCTAAGCAAGACGAGATTTACCCGGCTACACTGGAAACTATTTcaaatatggggaaggttgttgACAGTCTGTTTACAAGATCTTCAAAGATAATGGCTTGA
- the LOC132642029 gene encoding cytosolic sulfotransferase 5-like, with amino-acid sequence MSCDKELTLHNEGDIEKFIEQLPSALFGDKIELCQWEGVWCWPTTIKAAMKFKATFKTDPNDVLLASAMKTGTTWLKAICVCIMRGNKEEEDLLIKDIPHFHVPTIEIGNSFTNIPIDHLYTMPSPRLFHTHLPYRVLPDSIKNSDNCKIIYIARNPMDTLISMWHFFNNMKRVENFFPLEKVVECFCNGVHPYGPFFEHVLEYWEESKQRPQKILFLKYEDLKIDPKKEVEKIALFLGKPFGNEEDLEKVLWRCSLERLKSLEVNKSGSLLTNVPNSSFFRKGVVGDWKNYLTPEMEEKLEKITSMKLQGSGLEL; translated from the exons ATGTCATGTGACAAAGAATTAACACTTCACAATGAAGGAGACATAGAAAAATTCATAGAACAGTTGCCCAGTGCTCTTTTTGGGGACAAAATTGAACTTTGTCAATGGGAAGGTGTTTGGTGCTGGCCTACCACTATAAAGGCAGCCATGAAGTTTAAGGCAACCTTCAAAACAGACCCTAACGATGTTCTCTTGGCATCCGCCATGAAAACTG GTACAACGTGGCTCAAGGCCATATGTGTATGCATCATGCGAGGTAATAAAGAGGAAGAAGACCTCTTAATTAAAGATATTCCTCATTTTCATGTTCCAACAATAGAGATCGGGAACTCTTTTACAAATATTCCAATTGATCATCTATACACAATGCCCTCTCCAAGACTATTTCACACTCATTTGCCTTATAGGGTTCTGCCAGATTCAATTAAAAATTCAGATAATTGCAAAATTATATATATAGCTAGAAATCCTATGGATACCTTAATTTCCATGTGGCATTTCTTCAATAACATGAAGCGTGTAGAAAATTTCTTCCCTTTAGAAAAAGTTGTGGAGTGCTTTTGCAATGGGGTTCATCCGTATGGACCATTCTTTGAACATGTTCTTGAGTACTGGGAAGAAAGTAAACAGAGGCCTCAAAAAATACTATTCTTGAAGTATGAAGACTTGAAAATAGACCCTAAGAAGGAAGTTGAAAAAATAGCCTTGTTTCTTGGGAAACCTTTTGGTAATGAAGAGGATTTGGAGAAAGTTTTGTGGAGGTGTAGCTTGGAGAGGCTTAAGAGTTTGGAGGTTAATAAGAGTGGATCACTCTTAACTAATGTTCCTAATAGTTCATTTTTTAGGAAAGGAGTTGTTGGGGATTGGAAAAATTACCTAACACCTGAAATGGAAGAGAAACTTGAGAAGATTACTAGCATGAAGCTCCAAGGGAGTGGCCTTGAACTTTGA